In Nocardioides nitrophenolicus, the genomic window AGGCGCGCGGATCGACCTCGGTGCCCGGCGGATGGGGGACCTGGCGGCGCTCGACGACGGTGCCGTCGGTCGCGTCGACCAGGAGGGCCTTGGTGGATTGGGTGGACGAGTCGATGCCGAGGACGAGGGTCACGTGGGCTCTCCGCTGAAGGAAACCTTCTTGAAATGTGTGGTTGACATCACTTCGAAGGGGGACTTAGTTTGTTGGCCCAACGTACTAGCCAGTGACGCGAGTCACAACCACAGGTCGCCCGAGAGCGACGAGGAGTCCCGGTGGAGCGAACGACCAGCAGCCTGAGAGGCGCCCTCACGGCCGATCAGGTCGCCGTCCGGCGGCACAACCTGGCCGTCGTGATGAACCACCTGCGCCTCCACGGCGCGCGGTCGCGGGCCCGGGTCGCCGCCGAGACCGGCCTGAACAAGGCCACCGTCTCCAGCCTGGTGGCCGAGCTCGTGGACCGGGGCCTGGTGACCGAGGGCGACACCGAGCGCGGCGCCGTCGGACGCCCCGGTCGGGCGGTCCAGCTCGACGCCACCACCTACGTCGCGCTCGGGGTCGAGGTCAACATCGACTACGTCTCGGTGCTCGCCATGAGCCTGCGCGGCGAGGCGGTCGCCGAGAGCCGGGTGCCGCTCGACACGGCCAACATGGCGCCCGGCGAGCTGCTGCAGCGGATGGGCGCGGTCACCAAGGCGCTGCTCGACCCGCTCGTCGAGGGCGGGGCCAGCCCGGTCGGGCTCACCCTCGCCGTCCCCGGCATCGTCGAGCCCGCCACCGGCATCGTGTACGACGCCCCCAACCTCGGCTGGCAGGAGACGCCGGTCACCGAGCCGATGCGGGAGCTGCTCGGCCATCCCGAGTTCCCGATCCTCCTCGACAACGAGGCCAACCTGGCGGCGCTCGCCGAGCTCGACGTCCGTGGGCCCGACGGTGCCCAGGAGCTGCTCCTGCTCACCGGTGCCGCCGGTGTCGGTGGCGGGATCGTGAGCGGCGGGCGGCTGCTGCGCGGACTGCGTGGCTTCGCCGGCGAGATCGGCCACCTGCAGGTGGACCGCGCCGGACAGCCGTGCCGGTGCGGACGGGTCGGCTGCTGGGAGACCGTGGTCGGGCTCAACGCCCTGCTCGGCCTGGCCGCCGACAGCGACGACCCGGTGCGGGACCCGTCCGTCGACGTGGTGCAGCGCCTCGAGGACCTGCGCGCCCGGGCCGAGGCCGGGGACGACCGCACCCTGTCCGCTATCGACGAGGTGTGCGGCTGGCTCGCCGCCGGGTGCGGCAGCCTGGTCAACATCTTCAACCCCGAGGTGCTGGTGCTCGGCGGCTACTTCGCCGTGCTCGGCCGCTGGTTCGGCGCCCGGCTCAGCGAGGACCTCGGCCGGCAGGTCTTCGCCCCCGACTCGGGCGGCTGCCGGGTCGAGCTGTCCACGCTCGGGTTCTCCGCCGCCGTCCGCGGTGGCGCGCTGCGAGCCACCCACGCCGTCCTCGACGACCCCACCCTCGCCCCGGTGCGCGGCGAGGTCCCTCGAACCTCAGGAGCCCTGTCATGACCGACCCGACGCCCGCGCCCGGCGCCACGGACCGGCCGCTGCTCGAGATGCGCGGCATCGTCAAGGAGTTCCCCGGCGTCCGCGCCCTCGGCGGCGTCGACCTCGACGTCCGGGCCGGCGAGGTGCACTGCCTGCTGGGCCAGAACGGCGCCGGCAAGTCGACCCTGATCAAGGTGCTCGCCGCCTCGTACCAGCCCGACGCGGGCACCATCCACTGGGACGGCCAGGAGGTCCGGCTCACCCACCCGATCGCGGCGATCCGCGCGGGCATCTCCACGATCTACCAGGAGCTCGACCTGGTGCCCGACCTCAGCGTGGCGGAGAACATCCTGCTCGGCCACGAGAAGTCGCGCGCCGGGTTCACCCAGCGCCGCCGGGCCAACCGGATCGCCCGCGGCCTGCTCGCCCGGCTCGGGCACCCCGAGATCTCGCCCACCCGCACGGTCGGCAGCCTCTCGCCGGCGGGCCAGCAGATCGTCAGCATGGCGCGCGCGCTCTCCCACGACACCCGGCTGCTGATCCTCGACGAGCCCTCCGCGGTGCTCGACGCCGAGGAGGTCGCCAACCTGTTCCGCGTCATCCGCGGCCTCACCGAGTCCGGAGTCGCCGTCGTCTACATCTCCCACCGGTTGGAGGAGATCCGTGAGATCGGCGACCGGATCACCGTCCTCAAGGACGGGAGCACCGTCGCCACGGGCCTGCCCGTCGACGAGACGCCGACCCAGCAGCTGATCCAGCTGATGACCGGCCGGGCGATCGAGTACGTCTTCCCGCCCCGACCGGAGCACGGTCCGGAGCGGGCCGACGTGGTCCTGGAGGTGTCCGGGCTCAGCCTCCACGGCCACTTCCGCGACGTGGACCTGACCGTGCACGCCGGCGAGATCGTCGGCCTCACCGGCCTGGTCGGCTCCGGTCGCTCCGAGATCCTGGAGTCGATCTACGGCGCCCGCAAGGCCAGCGCCGGCCGGGTCAGCGTCGACGGCAGGGCGCTGCGCCGGGGCTCGGTCACCGCCGCGGTGCGCGCCGGAGTCGGGCTGTGCCCGGAGGAGCGCAAGAGCCAGGCGCTGCTCCTCGACCACCCGGTGGCCGACAACATCACCGTCTCGTCGATGGGCGCGTTCGCCCGGGCCGGCTTCCTCAACGGCGCCGAGGAGCGCCGCCGGGCCGCCGAGCTCACCCGCTCCCTCGACGTACGGCCGCCGGGGGTGACCCGGCCGGTGCGGATGCTCTCGGGCGGCAACCAGCAGAAGGTCGTGCTCGCCCGGTGGCTGCTGCGCGGCTGCCGCGTGCTGCTGCTCGACGAGCCGACCCGGGGCGTCGACGTCGGGGCCCGTGCCGAGATCTACCAGCTGATCCGCTCGTTGGCCGACTCCGGAGTCGCGGTGGTCGTGGTCTCGAGCGAGGTCGAGGAGGTGCTCGGGCTCGCGGACCGGGTCCTCGTCGTCAGGGAAGGAGCCGTCGTCCACGAGGCGGCGGCGGACCAGATCGATGAGTCCCAGGTCCTGGACCTGGTCATGGAAGGAAGAGTCGCATGACGGAGAGGCAGATCGAGGTGGCGGGTCCGCGGACCGCGGCCCCCGATGCCCCGAACGCGGGGGGCGGGCACGCCGACGAGACCACCCCCGTGGGCAGCAGGATCGCCGGCAGCCTGCGCTCGGCCGGGCTGGGCAGGAATCTCGGCCTGCTGGTCGCCCTCGCGCTGCTGTGCGGCGTAGGCGTCGCCACCGCCGGAGACCGCTTCGTCACCAGCGACAACCTGCTGACCATCCTGCGCCTGGCCTCGGTCGTCGGCGTCGTCAGCATCGGCATGACCTTCGTGATCACCGGAGGCGGCATCGACCTGTCGGTCGGCGCGATCCTCGCCCTCTCCTCGGTGTGGTGCACGACCCTCGCGACCCAGAACCTCGCGAACGACACCCACTGGATCGTGATGGTCGGCACCGCGCTGCTGGTCGGCGGCGCCTGCGGACTGGTCAACGGACTCCTGATCGCGTACGGCGGGGTGGTGCCGTTCATCGCCACGCTCGCCATGCTCGCCAGCGCGCGCGGGCTCGCCGAGATCATCAGCGAGCGGCGCACCCAGATCGTCAACGTCCCGGGCTTCACCCGCTTCTTCGCGACCGAGGTCGTGGGCATCCCGCTCCTGGTCATCATCTTCGTGCTGGTGGCGATCGCCGGCTGGGTCGTGCTCAACCGCACCACCTTCGGCCGACGCACGCTCGCCGTCGGCGGCAACCCCGAGGCCGCGCGGCTGGCCGGCATCAACGTCAAGCGGCACACCGTCTACCTCTACGTCCTGCTCGGCGTGTGCTGCGGCGTGGCCGCGCTGATGATCGTCGCCCGCACCACGACGGGCAGCTCGACCCACGGCACGCTCTACGAGCTCGACGCCATCGCGGCCGTCGTGATCGGCGGCACCCTCCTGTCCGGTGGGCGCGGCACCATCGTCGGCACGGTCTTCGGCGTGCTGATCTTCACCACCCTCACGAATGTGTTCACGCTCAACAACCGCTCCATCTCCGAGCAGTCCCTGCTCAAGGGAGCCATGATCGTCGCCGCCGTGCTCCTCCAGCAGCGGCTGGCGTCTCGGAACAGCAACACCTAGCACCACCGAGCAGCACCCAGCCCCCATCCCCCACCCTCACCCCCTTCCACCACTCTCCCCGAGCGGGCGTCCCCCGCGTCCGCTCGCGCCCACCCAGCCACCTGGGCAGGCCGCGCCATGCCGGGATGGCGCACCCCTCACCATCCGAGTACAAGGAGCACCCTCCATGACCCTGCGGCCCATCACGAAGCGCATCGGGTCCGGCCTCGCCGTCGGGCTGACCGTCTTCGCGCTCTCCGCGTGCACCAGCAATGACGCCGACGCGGGCGACAAGGAGCTCGGCGGCGGCACGTCCGACGCCAAGTCCGGCTCGAACGACGAGTCCGGGGAGAAGGTCGTGATCGGCTTCTCCGCCCCGGCCGCCGACCACGGCTGGATGGCCTCGATCACCGAGTCCACCCGCAAGGTCGCCGAGCAGTACGACGACGTCGAGCTGCGGGTGGCCGAAGGCACCAACGACGTCAACCTGCAGATCAGCCAGGTCGAGACGTTCATCAACGACAAGGTGGACGCCATCGTGCTGCTGCCCTTCGACGGCGCCGCGATGACCCCGATCGCGCTCAAGGCGATGGAGGCCGGGATCCCGGTCATCAACGTCGACCGCGAGTTCGACGACCCGAACGCGGCGCGGGTCACCGTGCTCGGCGACAACTACGGCATGGGCGTCTCGGCGGGCCAGTACATCTGCGAGCAGCTGGGCGACAAGCCCGACGCCGTCGTGGCCGAGATCGCCGGCATCGACTCGCTGCCGCTGACCCAGGACCGCAGCAAGGGCTTCAAGGACGCCCTGGACGAGTGCGGCCTCGACGTCGACAACCGGGTCGCGGCGGACTTCACGGTCGAGGGTGGCGAGGAGGCGGCGGCGAACCTGCTGCAGGCCGCGCCCAAGATCGACGCGATCTGGAACCACGACGACGACCAGGGCATCGGCGTACTGGCGGCGATCGACAACGCCGGCCGCGACGAGTTCTTCATGGTCGGCGGCGCCGGCTCCGCCAACGCGATGCGCTCGATCGAGGCCGGCGACGGCGTCCTCAAGGCCACCGTCATCTACCCCTCGACCCAGGGCGCCGACGGCGTGAAGCTGGCGCGGCTCCTGGTCCAGCAGAAGGCGATGGGTGACCTGGTCGAGGTCGGCGTCCCGCGCACCATCCAGCTCTTCGCGCCCGTCGTGACCAAGGACAACGTGGACCTGTACCTCGGTACCGCCTTCGAGTCCTGATCCTCCGGCTCCCCCGCGGGCAGCGTCACCACCTCCCTCCTCCGGCCCACCGGGCCGGAGGAGGGCGAGCGGAGTGCGCCCTCGCGCCGAACAGAAAGCCCGATGACACATGACCCAGACGATCGACGGCGACCGCACGCTCGCGGTCGCGATGATCGGCCACAGCTTCATGGGGGCCGCCCACAGCCAGGCCTGGCGCACCGCGCCGCGCTTCTTCGACCTGCCCCTCACCCCGTCGATGCACGTCCTGTGCGGGCGCGACCCGGGCCGGGCCCAGGAGGCGGCCGACCGCCTCGGCTGGGCGCAGGTCGAGAGCGACTGGCGCCGCGTGGTCGAGCGCCCGGACGTCGACCTCGTCGACATCTGCACCCCGGGTGACAGCCACGCGGAGATCGCCGTCGCGGCGCTCGCCGCCGGCAAGCACGTGCTGTGCGAGAAGCCGCTCGCCAACTCGGTCGCCGAGGCCGAGGAGATGGCGGCGGCGGCCCGGGCGGCCGCCGAACGTGGCGTCCAGGCCATGGTGGGCTTCACCTACCGCCGCGTGCCGGCCATCGCGCTGGCGCGCCGGCTGGTGGCCGACGGGCGGATCGGCGAGGTGCGCCACGTCCGTGCCCAGTACCTGCAGGACTGGATCGCCGACCCCGAGGCGCCGCTGTCCTGGCGCCTGCAGAAGGAGCGCGCCGGGTCCGGTGCGCTGGGCGACATCGGCGCCCACATCATCGACCTCGCCCAGTACCTCACCGGCGACACCATCACCGAGGTGTCGGCACTGATGGAGACCTTCGTCAAGGAGCGCCCGCTCGCCACGGAGCACGCCGGGCTGTCCGGTACGGCGAGCACGGAGCGTGGTCCGGTCACCGTCGACGACGCGGCCCTGTTCCTGGCCCGGTTCGGCTCGGGAGCCGTCGGCTCGTTCGAGGCCACCCGCTTCGCCACCGGGCGCAAGAACGCGATCCGGATCGAGCTCAACGGCTCGCGCGGCTCGCTCGCCTTCGACTTCGAGGACATGAACGTCCTCGAGCTCCACGACGCGACCGAGTCCGACGACACCGCGGGCTTCCGCCGGATCCTCGTGACCGAGCCCGGTCATCCCTACGTCGCCGCCTGGTGGCCGGCCGGGCACGGTCTCGGCTACGAGCACGCCTTCACCCACCAGGTGGTCGACCTCGTCCGCGGCATCGCGGACGGCGTCCCACCCCATCCCACCTTCGACGACGGTCTGCGGGTCCAGCGCGTGCTGGCCGCGGTCGAGACCAGCGCCGACACCCGAACCTGGCAGGAGATTCCCCGTGACTGACTACCTCCCCCGACCCGACGACAAGTTCTCGTTCGGGCTCTGGACCGTCGGCTGGGAAGGAGTCGACGTCTTCGGTCCCGCGAGCCGCAAGCCGCTCGACCCGGTCGAGTCGACGTACAAGCTCGCCGAGCTCGGCGCGGCCGCGGTCACCTTCCACGACGACGACCTGGTGCCCGACGACGCGACCCGGGACAAGACCCTCGAGCGCTTCGGCAAGGCGCTCGCCGACACCGGCCTGCGCGTGGAGATGGTGACCACCAACCTGTTCAGCCCCCCTGTCTTCAAGGAGGGCGGCCTGACGGCCAACAACCGCGAGGTCCGCCGCTACGCCCTGGCGAAGGTGCTCCGCAATGTCGACCTGGCGGCGAGCCTCGGCGCGGAGACCTTCGTGCTGTGGGGCGGCCGCGAGGGCGCCGAGCACGGCGCGAGCAAGGACGTGCGCGCGGCCCTGGACCGCATGGTCGAGGCGCTCGACATCCTGTGCCAGTACGCCCTCGACAACGGCTACCCGATGCGCTTCGCGCTGGAGCCGAAGCCCAACGAGCCCCGCGGCGACATCCTCCTCCCGACCATCGGGCACGCGCTGGCGCTGATCTCCGAGCTGGAGCACCCCGAGATGGTCGGGCTCAACCCGGAGGTCGGCCACGAGGAGATGGCCGGGCTCAACTTCGCCCAGGGCATCGCGCAGGCGCTGTGGCACGACAAGCTCTTCCACGTCGACCTCAACGGCCAGCACGGCCCGCGCTTCGACCAGGACCTGCGCTTCGGCGCCGGCAACCTGCGCGGGGCCTTCTGGACCGTCGACACGCTGCTGGGCAGCGGCACCAGCAACAGCTATGACGGCTACGTCCACTTCGACTACAAGCCGCCGCGGGCCGAGGCCGAGGACGGCGTGTGGGAGTCGGCGCGGACCTGCATGCGCAACTACCTGATCCTGCGGGAGAAGGTCCAGGCCTTCCGCGCGGACCCGGAGGTCGCCGCCGCGATGGACGCCGCCGGCGTGGGCGAGCTCGCGCAGCCCACGCTCGGGTCGGGGGAGTCGCTGTCCGACCTGCGCGCGGCCGACTACGACCTCGTCGCGCTGGCCGAGCGGAGCGTCGCGATGGAGGCGCTCGACCAGCTCGCCATGGAGCACCTGCTCGGCGTTCGCTGAGCAGTCTCTGGGGGACCTGCAGCACCAGCTAGGAACAAGGGCCGAACGCCCGGGGACCCGCCCCGGACCCAGTGGAGCGCACCGCCAACACGAAGGAGTACGTGATGCACACCGTCATCACGCGGCTACGGGGCCGGGTGCGCTTTGCGCTCCTGGCGCTGCTGGCCACGCTCGTCGCGCTGCCCGTCAGCGCGATGACGTTCGTCGCCCCGGCCCGGGCGCACGACGACCATGGAGACACCGATCCGTTCAAGGCCCTGCTCTTCAGCAAGACCGCGGCGTTCCGGCACGGCAACATCGGCACGGGCATCACCGCCATCCAGCAGCTGGGCGTCGACCACGGCTTCACCGTCGACGCCACCGAGGACGCGGGCGCGTTCACCGACGCCAACCTGGCGCAGTACGACGTCGTGATCTGGCTGTCGACCACCGGTGACGTCCTCAACGAGGCCCAGCAGGGCGCCTTCGAGCGCTACATCCAGGGCGGGGGCGGCTACGCGGGCATCCACGCGGCCTCCGACACCGAGTACGACTGGCCCTGGTACGGCCAGCTGGTCGGCTCCTACTTCCAGGGACACCCGCCGGGCACGCCCAACGCGACCGTCAAGGTCGAGGATCCCGCGCACCCCTCGACCGAGGGCATGGCGCCGACCTGGAACCGCACCGACGAGTGGTACAACTACCGCACGAACCCGCGCGGCGCCGTGCACGTGCTCGCTTCGCTCGACGAGACCACCTACTCCGGCGGCAACATGGGCGTCGAGCACCCGATCAGCTGGTGCCAGGACTACGACGGTGGCCGCTCCTGGTACACCGGCATGGGCCACACCGACCAGTCCTTCGCCGACCCGCAGTTCCTCGACCACATCCTCGGCGGCATCCGCACCGCGGCCGGCGTCCTGGACGCCGACTGCAAGGCGACCCTCCAGTCGAGCTTCCAGAAGGTCACCCTCGACGACAACACGTCCAACCCGATGGAGCTGGCGATCGCGCCCGACGGTCGCGTCGCCTACATCGACCGCAACGGCGACGTGAAGCTGATCCTCGCCAACGGCAACGTGGTGACGGCCGGGCACGTCAACGTCTACACCGGCCAGGAGTTCGGCCTGCTCGGCATCGCGCTCGACCCGGACTTCGAGACCAACCACTGGGTCTACCTCTACTACTCGCCGCAGGGCGCGACACCGCGCGACCGCGTCGGGCGGTTCACCCTCGACGGCAACGTGCTCGACACCGCCAACGAGACGGTGATCATCGACATCCCGACGCAGCGCGACCAGTGCTGCCACGCGGGTGGCGCGATCGAGTTCGACCACGACGGCAACCTCTACATCGCGACCGGTGACAACACCAACCCGTTCGACTCGAGCGGCTACAACCCGATCGACGAGCGCGCCGGTCGTTCGGCCTGGGACGCGCAGCGCACCGCGGGCAACACCAACAGCCTCTCGGGCAAGGTGCTGCGGATCAAGCCGAAGAACGCCGGCGGGTACGACGTCCCGACGGGCAACCTGTTCCCGGCCGGGACCGCGCAGACGCGGCCCGAGATCTACGCGATGGGCTTCCGCAACCCGTTCCGGATCGGTCTGGACGAGCAGACCAACAAGCTGCTCGTCGCCGACTACGGCCCTGACGCCGGTTCGGTGAGCGCGACCCGCGGCCCGAACGGCCGGGTCGAGTGGAATGTGCTGGCCGAGCCGGGCAACTACGGCTGGCCGTACTGCGTCGGCAACAACACGCCGTACAACGACTACGACTTCGCGACCAGCACCTCGGGCGCGGCGTTCGACTGCGCGGCGCTGGTCAACAACTCGCCGAACAACACCGGACTCACCAACCTGCCGCCGGCCAAGCCGGCCACCATGTGGCAGAGCAACAACGCCAGCCTCACCGGCGTTCCGGAGATCGGCGCCAGCGGTGCCCCGATGACCTCGGGCACCTACGACTACGACCCCGACCTGGTGTCGGACCGCAAGTGGCCGGGCTACTTCGACGGCAAGGCGATCTGGGCGGACTGGAACAACAGCCGGCTGTTCACCGTGCAGCTCAACCAGGCGCACACGGCGTACACCGACGTCAGCCGGTTCCTCCCCGACCTGCCGATGACCCGGCCGCACGCGCTGCAGTTCGGGCCGGACGGCGCGCTCTACATGATCGAGTGGGGCAGCGGGTTCAACGGCAACAACACCGACTCCGGCATCTACCGGATCGACTACGTCGAGGGCAACCAGGCGCCGATCGCCAAGGCCGTCGCGGACAAGACGTCCGGGCCCGCGCCGCTCACCGTGCAGTTCGACGGCTCCGAGTCGTCCGACCCCGAGGGCTCGCCGATCACCTACGAGTGGGACTTCGACGGCGACGGCACGACCGACAGCACGCAGGCGACGGGAAGCCACGTCTACACCGAGGTCGGCGACTACACCGCCCGGCTGACGGTGACCGACCCGGAGGGCCGCACCGCCGTGTCCAACCTCGACATCGTGGTCGGCAACACCGCGCCGCAGGTCGAGCTGCAGCTGCCCCGCGACGGCGGCTTCTTCGAGTTCGGCGACACGATGCGCTACAAGGTCGTCGTCACCGACCCGGAGGACGGCGAGATCGACTGCGACGACGTGGTCGTCCAGCCCGCCCTGGGCCACGACGAGCACAACCACGGCTACGAGCAGTACCACGGCTGTGAGGGCGTGATCCCGCTCCCCGGTGACGAGGGCCATGTCGGCGCCAACATCTTCGGCACGATCACGGCCAGCTACACCGACAAGGGCGCTCCGGGCGCGTCGAGCCTCGAGGGACGCGACACCATCGTCGTCCACACCAAGCGCAAGGAGGCGGAGTTCTTCGACACCACCGGGCGCGTCGGCTCGGGCACGACCGGCGACCCCGGCGTGACGACCGAGGAGACCGGTGACAGTGCCGGTGGCGGCCAGAACGTCAGCTACGTCGACCCGGGTGACTGGATCGCGTGGGACGTGATGAACCTGACCAACATCACCGAGATCTCCATGCGGGTGGCCTCGCCCAACGCGGGGGCGGTCTGGCAGGTGCGCCAGGGCGCACCCGACGGTCCGACGGTCGCGACCATCCAGGTGCCCAACACCGGCGACTGGCAGAGCTACCAGGACGTCTCGGCCCCGGTGACCGGTGCCACGGCGGACAGCGGCCGGCTCTACTTCGTGCAGACCGCGGGTGGGTCGAACCTCAACTGGATCGACTTCGTCGGCGACGGCATCACCGAGAAC contains:
- a CDS encoding ROK family transcriptional regulator translates to MERTTSSLRGALTADQVAVRRHNLAVVMNHLRLHGARSRARVAAETGLNKATVSSLVAELVDRGLVTEGDTERGAVGRPGRAVQLDATTYVALGVEVNIDYVSVLAMSLRGEAVAESRVPLDTANMAPGELLQRMGAVTKALLDPLVEGGASPVGLTLAVPGIVEPATGIVYDAPNLGWQETPVTEPMRELLGHPEFPILLDNEANLAALAELDVRGPDGAQELLLLTGAAGVGGGIVSGGRLLRGLRGFAGEIGHLQVDRAGQPCRCGRVGCWETVVGLNALLGLAADSDDPVRDPSVDVVQRLEDLRARAEAGDDRTLSAIDEVCGWLAAGCGSLVNIFNPEVLVLGGYFAVLGRWFGARLSEDLGRQVFAPDSGGCRVELSTLGFSAAVRGGALRATHAVLDDPTLAPVRGEVPRTSGALS
- a CDS encoding sugar ABC transporter ATP-binding protein; translation: MTDPTPAPGATDRPLLEMRGIVKEFPGVRALGGVDLDVRAGEVHCLLGQNGAGKSTLIKVLAASYQPDAGTIHWDGQEVRLTHPIAAIRAGISTIYQELDLVPDLSVAENILLGHEKSRAGFTQRRRANRIARGLLARLGHPEISPTRTVGSLSPAGQQIVSMARALSHDTRLLILDEPSAVLDAEEVANLFRVIRGLTESGVAVVYISHRLEEIREIGDRITVLKDGSTVATGLPVDETPTQQLIQLMTGRAIEYVFPPRPEHGPERADVVLEVSGLSLHGHFRDVDLTVHAGEIVGLTGLVGSGRSEILESIYGARKASAGRVSVDGRALRRGSVTAAVRAGVGLCPEERKSQALLLDHPVADNITVSSMGAFARAGFLNGAEERRRAAELTRSLDVRPPGVTRPVRMLSGGNQQKVVLARWLLRGCRVLLLDEPTRGVDVGARAEIYQLIRSLADSGVAVVVVSSEVEEVLGLADRVLVVREGAVVHEAAADQIDESQVLDLVMEGRVA
- a CDS encoding ABC transporter permease; this translates as MTERQIEVAGPRTAAPDAPNAGGGHADETTPVGSRIAGSLRSAGLGRNLGLLVALALLCGVGVATAGDRFVTSDNLLTILRLASVVGVVSIGMTFVITGGGIDLSVGAILALSSVWCTTLATQNLANDTHWIVMVGTALLVGGACGLVNGLLIAYGGVVPFIATLAMLASARGLAEIISERRTQIVNVPGFTRFFATEVVGIPLLVIIFVLVAIAGWVVLNRTTFGRRTLAVGGNPEAARLAGINVKRHTVYLYVLLGVCCGVAALMIVARTTTGSSTHGTLYELDAIAAVVIGGTLLSGGRGTIVGTVFGVLIFTTLTNVFTLNNRSISEQSLLKGAMIVAAVLLQQRLASRNSNT
- a CDS encoding substrate-binding domain-containing protein; translation: MTLRPITKRIGSGLAVGLTVFALSACTSNDADAGDKELGGGTSDAKSGSNDESGEKVVIGFSAPAADHGWMASITESTRKVAEQYDDVELRVAEGTNDVNLQISQVETFINDKVDAIVLLPFDGAAMTPIALKAMEAGIPVINVDREFDDPNAARVTVLGDNYGMGVSAGQYICEQLGDKPDAVVAEIAGIDSLPLTQDRSKGFKDALDECGLDVDNRVAADFTVEGGEEAAANLLQAAPKIDAIWNHDDDQGIGVLAAIDNAGRDEFFMVGGAGSANAMRSIEAGDGVLKATVIYPSTQGADGVKLARLLVQQKAMGDLVEVGVPRTIQLFAPVVTKDNVDLYLGTAFES
- a CDS encoding Gfo/Idh/MocA family protein, which gives rise to MTQTIDGDRTLAVAMIGHSFMGAAHSQAWRTAPRFFDLPLTPSMHVLCGRDPGRAQEAADRLGWAQVESDWRRVVERPDVDLVDICTPGDSHAEIAVAALAAGKHVLCEKPLANSVAEAEEMAAAARAAAERGVQAMVGFTYRRVPAIALARRLVADGRIGEVRHVRAQYLQDWIADPEAPLSWRLQKERAGSGALGDIGAHIIDLAQYLTGDTITEVSALMETFVKERPLATEHAGLSGTASTERGPVTVDDAALFLARFGSGAVGSFEATRFATGRKNAIRIELNGSRGSLAFDFEDMNVLELHDATESDDTAGFRRILVTEPGHPYVAAWWPAGHGLGYEHAFTHQVVDLVRGIADGVPPHPTFDDGLRVQRVLAAVETSADTRTWQEIPRD
- the xylA gene encoding xylose isomerase; this translates as MTDYLPRPDDKFSFGLWTVGWEGVDVFGPASRKPLDPVESTYKLAELGAAAVTFHDDDLVPDDATRDKTLERFGKALADTGLRVEMVTTNLFSPPVFKEGGLTANNREVRRYALAKVLRNVDLAASLGAETFVLWGGREGAEHGASKDVRAALDRMVEALDILCQYALDNGYPMRFALEPKPNEPRGDILLPTIGHALALISELEHPEMVGLNPEVGHEEMAGLNFAQGIAQALWHDKLFHVDLNGQHGPRFDQDLRFGAGNLRGAFWTVDTLLGSGTSNSYDGYVHFDYKPPRAEAEDGVWESARTCMRNYLILREKVQAFRADPEVAAAMDAAGVGELAQPTLGSGESLSDLRAADYDLVALAERSVAMEALDQLAMEHLLGVR
- a CDS encoding ThuA domain-containing protein; this translates as MHTVITRLRGRVRFALLALLATLVALPVSAMTFVAPARAHDDHGDTDPFKALLFSKTAAFRHGNIGTGITAIQQLGVDHGFTVDATEDAGAFTDANLAQYDVVIWLSTTGDVLNEAQQGAFERYIQGGGGYAGIHAASDTEYDWPWYGQLVGSYFQGHPPGTPNATVKVEDPAHPSTEGMAPTWNRTDEWYNYRTNPRGAVHVLASLDETTYSGGNMGVEHPISWCQDYDGGRSWYTGMGHTDQSFADPQFLDHILGGIRTAAGVLDADCKATLQSSFQKVTLDDNTSNPMELAIAPDGRVAYIDRNGDVKLILANGNVVTAGHVNVYTGQEFGLLGIALDPDFETNHWVYLYYSPQGATPRDRVGRFTLDGNVLDTANETVIIDIPTQRDQCCHAGGAIEFDHDGNLYIATGDNTNPFDSSGYNPIDERAGRSAWDAQRTAGNTNSLSGKVLRIKPKNAGGYDVPTGNLFPAGTAQTRPEIYAMGFRNPFRIGLDEQTNKLLVADYGPDAGSVSATRGPNGRVEWNVLAEPGNYGWPYCVGNNTPYNDYDFATSTSGAAFDCAALVNNSPNNTGLTNLPPAKPATMWQSNNASLTGVPEIGASGAPMTSGTYDYDPDLVSDRKWPGYFDGKAIWADWNNSRLFTVQLNQAHTAYTDVSRFLPDLPMTRPHALQFGPDGALYMIEWGSGFNGNNTDSGIYRIDYVEGNQAPIAKAVADKTSGPAPLTVQFDGSESSDPEGSPITYEWDFDGDGTTDSTQATGSHVYTEVGDYTARLTVTDPEGRTAVSNLDIVVGNTAPQVELQLPRDGGFFEFGDTMRYKVVVTDPEDGEIDCDDVVVQPALGHDEHNHGYEQYHGCEGVIPLPGDEGHVGANIFGTITASYTDKGAPGASSLEGRDTIVVHTKRKEAEFFDTTGRVGSGTTGDPGVTTEETGDSAGGGQNVSYVDPGDWIAWDVMNLTNITEISMRVASPNAGAVWQVRQGAPDGPTVATIQVPNTGDWQSYQDVSAPVTGATADSGRLYFVQTAGGSNLNWIDFVGDGITENRRPVVTASADIVTGTVPLKVRFTASATDPDGDTPIDYDWVFGDGGTSVQQNPTHTFTEPGTYQVKVNATDSRGARGTKTIQVVVSDVPDCLNGRSDGFEGTSLDTTRWDSNVRWDGAATVSDGQLHIPLTASDLYGTGTNNLPNIVLQHLPGGAFTVTTKVSLAAVRAYQQAGLVVYGDDDNYLKLVYSGRSSTDNKANNVIQFAKEVGGTATETNSANLGAAFPDTVWLRLSSPDGLAVSASYSSDGTTFTSAGAARDLTSINEPRVGLLALANQAAGANITAHFDSFHITPDDTAIPCYEEGDTTAPVVKTTVTGDYAGEVTSLIDTPIGGEATLTSAIDEDGTGTATAKLDLTGLQPGAGYESHLHVGTCDTLGLHYLNDPAGPGNPPNELWPTNPGWSSGPRIVADAAGTSHAEATVPWAPRTNGRAIVVHKEGAMVACATLDLTGPGTVVLDATDDTALEQVKYRVGSGAWTEYDGPVVIDEPGSHTVRYLATDEAGNETSGSFKVVVPEPDVDPEAPKVELTTSPAPGAGGWWTGPVTVTAVASGGTGELALEYRRGDAGPWSAYAAPVVLSADGTHEVQVRATDAEGVVSETRSTTVRIDATAPTVSVQGLREGKKLSPAARKRIRVTASDATSGVAGQQLALDGRALTSPVVDAVLLKPGQHQLTVTVTDRAGNATVQTISFEVRVSYKGGKKLLDRLKREKRASAAVVRQLGKHLAAAERADRAGNTQAAKKALARFRSQAGKAGDKDAKAALKRLARELKRQL